One segment of Rosa chinensis cultivar Old Blush chromosome 6, RchiOBHm-V2, whole genome shotgun sequence DNA contains the following:
- the LOC112173229 gene encoding nudix hydrolase 14, chloroplastic isoform X2, with translation MSEHSKRLRLSSSPAEVGSFSCKMSSDSSPPLTHSITLSCQPAQPVQIIAAPHISDPDFRSAIDSSLFQQWLKNTQSENGFLHGGSMSLTRVLIQGVDMFGKHIGFLKFQADVFDKQTGIKVPGIVFARGPAAAVLILLESEDKTYAVLTEQARIPVGRFILELPAGMLDVDNGDFLGAAIREGGCDEEIGLFLYRGKVGKEIIEQLQGKETGLREHGELIKVHVVPYERLWCMTADAKVLAAIALYEMSKREGILPPLET, from the exons ATGTCCGAGCACTCAAAACGACTCCGCCTTTCGTCTAGTCCCGCTGAGGTTGGATCCTTCAGCTGCAAAATGTCGTCTGACTCGTCACCACCGTTAACTCACTCCATTACTCTGTCCTGTCAACCCGCCCAACCCGTCCAGATAATCGCTGCCCCCCATATCTCCGATCCCGATTTCAG GAGTGCTATCGATTCTTCCTTGTTTCAGCAGTGGCTGAAGAACACCCAGAGTGAAAATGGGTTTTTACACGGCGGTTCCATGTCTCTTACACGAGTTTTAATTCAG GGAGTGGATATGTTCGGGAAGCACATCGGTTTTCTGAAATTTCAAGCAGATGTATTCGATAAACAAACAGGGATAAAG GTTCCAGGTATTGTGTTTGCACGAGGACCAGCTGCAGCTGTGCTTATCCTTTTGGAGTCAGAGGACAAGACGTATGCTGTTCTTACTGAGCAG GCTAGAATCCCTGTGGGAAGGTTTATATTGGAGTTGCCCGCTGGAATGTTGGATGTTGACAACGGTGATTTTCTTGGAGCTGCAATCCgtgag GGAGGCTGTGATGAAGAAATTGGCCTCTTTTTATACAGAGGGAAGGTGGGTAAAGAGATTATTGAGCAGCTGCAAGGTAAAGAAACAGGTCTTCGTGAACATGGAGAGCTGATTAAGGTTCATGTGGTTCCTTATGAAAGGCTCTGGTGCATGACAGCTGATGCAAAGGTTTTGGCAGCCATTGCCCTCTATGAAATGTCCAAGAGAGAAGGGATCTTGCCTCCACTGGAAACCTAG
- the LOC112173229 gene encoding nudix hydrolase 14, chloroplastic isoform X1: MSEHSKRLRLSSSPAEVGSFSCKMSSDSSPPLTHSITLSCQPAQPVQIIAAPHISDPDFRSAIDSSLFQQWLKNTQSENGFLHGGSMSLTRVLIQGVDMFGKHIGFLKFQADVFDKQTGIKVPGIVFARGPAAAVLILLESEDKTYAVLTEQARIPVGRFILELPAGMLDVDNGDFLGAAIREVEEETGIHLKQDHMVNLTSFLDQSTGCRIFPSPGGCDEEIGLFLYRGKVGKEIIEQLQGKETGLREHGELIKVHVVPYERLWCMTADAKVLAAIALYEMSKREGILPPLET, translated from the exons ATGTCCGAGCACTCAAAACGACTCCGCCTTTCGTCTAGTCCCGCTGAGGTTGGATCCTTCAGCTGCAAAATGTCGTCTGACTCGTCACCACCGTTAACTCACTCCATTACTCTGTCCTGTCAACCCGCCCAACCCGTCCAGATAATCGCTGCCCCCCATATCTCCGATCCCGATTTCAG GAGTGCTATCGATTCTTCCTTGTTTCAGCAGTGGCTGAAGAACACCCAGAGTGAAAATGGGTTTTTACACGGCGGTTCCATGTCTCTTACACGAGTTTTAATTCAG GGAGTGGATATGTTCGGGAAGCACATCGGTTTTCTGAAATTTCAAGCAGATGTATTCGATAAACAAACAGGGATAAAG GTTCCAGGTATTGTGTTTGCACGAGGACCAGCTGCAGCTGTGCTTATCCTTTTGGAGTCAGAGGACAAGACGTATGCTGTTCTTACTGAGCAG GCTAGAATCCCTGTGGGAAGGTTTATATTGGAGTTGCCCGCTGGAATGTTGGATGTTGACAACGGTGATTTTCTTGGAGCTGCAATCCgtgag GTTGAGGAGGAGACTGGTATACACCTAAAACAAGATCACATGGTGAACCTCACATCCTTCCTCGACCAATCCACTGGGTGCAGAATATTTCCTTCGCCA GGAGGCTGTGATGAAGAAATTGGCCTCTTTTTATACAGAGGGAAGGTGGGTAAAGAGATTATTGAGCAGCTGCAAGGTAAAGAAACAGGTCTTCGTGAACATGGAGAGCTGATTAAGGTTCATGTGGTTCCTTATGAAAGGCTCTGGTGCATGACAGCTGATGCAAAGGTTTTGGCAGCCATTGCCCTCTATGAAATGTCCAAGAGAGAAGGGATCTTGCCTCCACTGGAAACCTAG
- the LOC112173229 gene encoding nudix hydrolase 14, chloroplastic isoform X3, whose product MAPCRSAIDSSLFQQWLKNTQSENGFLHGGSMSLTRVLIQGVDMFGKHIGFLKFQADVFDKQTGIKVPGIVFARGPAAAVLILLESEDKTYAVLTEQARIPVGRFILELPAGMLDVDNGDFLGAAIREVEEETGIHLKQDHMVNLTSFLDQSTGCRIFPSPGGCDEEIGLFLYRGKVGKEIIEQLQGKETGLREHGELIKVHVVPYERLWCMTADAKVLAAIALYEMSKREGILPPLET is encoded by the exons ATGGCACCTTGCAGGAGTGCTATCGATTCTTCCTTGTTTCAGCAGTGGCTGAAGAACACCCAGAGTGAAAATGGGTTTTTACACGGCGGTTCCATGTCTCTTACACGAGTTTTAATTCAG GGAGTGGATATGTTCGGGAAGCACATCGGTTTTCTGAAATTTCAAGCAGATGTATTCGATAAACAAACAGGGATAAAG GTTCCAGGTATTGTGTTTGCACGAGGACCAGCTGCAGCTGTGCTTATCCTTTTGGAGTCAGAGGACAAGACGTATGCTGTTCTTACTGAGCAG GCTAGAATCCCTGTGGGAAGGTTTATATTGGAGTTGCCCGCTGGAATGTTGGATGTTGACAACGGTGATTTTCTTGGAGCTGCAATCCgtgag GTTGAGGAGGAGACTGGTATACACCTAAAACAAGATCACATGGTGAACCTCACATCCTTCCTCGACCAATCCACTGGGTGCAGAATATTTCCTTCGCCA GGAGGCTGTGATGAAGAAATTGGCCTCTTTTTATACAGAGGGAAGGTGGGTAAAGAGATTATTGAGCAGCTGCAAGGTAAAGAAACAGGTCTTCGTGAACATGGAGAGCTGATTAAGGTTCATGTGGTTCCTTATGAAAGGCTCTGGTGCATGACAGCTGATGCAAAGGTTTTGGCAGCCATTGCCCTCTATGAAATGTCCAAGAGAGAAGGGATCTTGCCTCCACTGGAAACCTAG